In Gemmatimonadaceae bacterium, the sequence CCAGGTGCAAGAGCTGATGCTCGGGGTCGAGCACCCGTGTGAGTTCGCTCCGCTCCGAGATCGGGCGCGACACCGCGCGCGCCTGCTCGAACGACAGGGAAAAGGGATGGCTGCTCAGGCTCAGCGCCGTGTGCAGCTCGAGCCGCACCCCCGTTCGCGCCGCGTCGAACAACGGCGGCAGGTGGTGGTGCGCCTGATAATGACTGCTGGGGTACTCGTGCTCATCCCAGACCCAGCCCTGGGAGAGCGCGAGTTCCCATGCGCGCTTCGAATGTTCGGGCGCAATCAGGACATCCAGATCCCCCATGGGACGATCCGCAAATCGCGGATACGCCGACAGCGCCAGCCCCGCCCCCTTGAGGAGGATTGCCGGAATGCCCTCGGATTCCAGCCCGGCAATGAGGCGACGCAGCCGATCCTCCAGCATCAGCGCCGTGAAGCCCGATACGCGCGAGAGCCGCTCGATCTGATCGGCGCCGTCCTGCGATGCGTCGACCCCCAGGCGCTTGAGCCGTTCCCACGACACCGGAAGGGTGCGCTCCCACTCCAGCAAGGTGCGCAGGCCGTCCCACTGCACCGGGCCGGCGAGCAGATCCCGTAGCTGCGCGTCGTTGGACTCTCCACCACCGGTCAGGAGGAGAATCCGCATTTCGCGCGACATCAGGCCGAGCAGGCGGGCGTTGACGCTCACAGGGATGGCGAGGCGAAGAACCGGGACGGCAACGGGAAACCTAAAGATGACTCAACGTACCGCGACGGCCAGCATAGCCAAGCGCCGCGCGAAACGCGACGACGCCAACCACGAGCGTTCCCGCCGTGATCGCGGCCAGGATCAGCACATCGGATGATACCGTCGCAACCGGCGCTCCATCCAGCAGCACGCGCCGCAGCGCTCGAAGCCCGTACGCGGCAGGGACGAACGACGCCAGACTCTGGATCCACGACGGAATCACGCTCGTGGGATAATACGCCCCTCCAAGCAAGGTGGATGCGACCACCACCGCTTGCGAGAGCGGACCGGACGTACGGAACGCGACGACCAGCGCCGCACCGATCAGACCTATCGCCCAGTGCACCACCACGATGAGGGCCAGGATGCCAAGCGCGGGCACCACGGAACCGATCGCAATGCGCGCGCCGAAGAGCGCGCCGGCCGCGAGCATCAGCGCGCCACGGAACACGGCCCACAGGATGGGATAGGCGGACAACCCCGCGAGAATGGCGACCCGCGGCGCGCGCGTCATGAGCACGCCCTCGAAGAAGCCGCTCGATATCCCCGCCTCCACCGCCCCTGGAAGGGTGGCCACGCAAATGCTGATGAGACTCACGGCAAACGTACCGATCAGCATGAATGGGAAGTACTGCGTCCCCTCGTTCCGGATGGCGCTGGCCATGGTCGGCTGCAGCGCCGTCGCGATGAAATACACGGGAATCACCGTGACCCAAAGCGTGAGCAGCGAGATGACGGTCTGCACGCGATAGCTCATCGCGGTGAGCCATGCTGCGCGGATCAGCGCGCCTATCGTCCTCATCGCGTTCCCTCGCGCCGACGTGCCAGCACGGCGTCGATGAGGTCAGCCAGGGAAGCCTCGTCCTTTTCCATCGCGGCCACCCGGACGCCGGCGTTCACGAGCTGCGCGACGACCTCGCTCGCGGCAGCCTCGTTGGCAGCGAGGCGGATGGTGAGTCGCGCCCAGCCGGCGGCATCGGCCGGCTCGCGCGTCACGACCTCCAGCCTCCCCTCGTGCTCCAGCTCCGCTATCACAGAGTGCCATGGCTGATCGATCGTGACCCGGTGACGCGCCCCGAGCACATCGTATGCCAGGTCGCGCGCCGACCCCTCAGCCACGATCGCACCTCGATCGAGAATCGCGACACGCCGGCAGAGGTTGAACGCCTCGTCCGCGTCGTGCGTGGCCAGCACCACCGCGCATTGCCTGCGATGGGACAATTCGTCGCGCAGAAAGCGCCGGAACTCGCGCGAGGCAATTGGGTCGAGGCTCCGCGTCGGCTCATCGAGCAGCAGGAGCCTCGGCCGAGGCAGAAGCGCTCGCGCGATGATCAGCCGCTGGATCATGCCGGACGAATACTCGCGCACCATGCGATCCGCGGCGTCCTCGAGCTGGACATCACGCAGCGCCTCCTGCACGCGCTCGTTCACGTCGCTCGCGGGGATCGCATGCAGGGCCGCGTAGAGCCTCAGGTTCTCGCGAGCAGACAGCCGCCAATAAAGACCACGCTCGCTGGCCAACGACAGCGACATCAGCGATCGCACCACCTCCGGCTCGCGCCTCACGTCGTGCCCCTCAACGCTCACCTCCCCTTCGTCCGCGATGATCAGCGTGGCGATGACTTTCATCAGCGTCGTCTTGCCCGCGCCGTTGGCGCCGAGCAGTCCATAGAACTCGCCCGCGGCCACGTCGAACGAAACGCCACGCAGCGCGGGAGTCCACGTTACGTCGAACGGTGCCCGGATGGCCTCACGCCAGGGGCGGCGGCGCGGAAAGCGCTTGGCGACCCCACGAACGCGGAGCAGCGCAGGCTCTGCGCCCGACGCGCCCTGCCGAACGGTACCTGGCGAGGTCTCGAGGTCCACGCCCACGCGTCAGCGGTGCCAGCCGAGGATCGTCGCGGCGGCATCCGCCAGGCGATCAAGGTCGCGTGCCACGTGGAGGAGATAGACCGGCACGCGCCGGGCAATCGCAGCCGATTGCTCGAACATCAGGCCCGCATCCTTGCGGCCGAGCAGCGGCCCAAGCTTGGCGTGTTCGACGAGCGCAAGCGTGGCCTGGATCTCGGTGAGCACACTCCGTCGAGCCGACTCCGCGTCGTCAGGGGCGGACGGGAGCAGGACATACAAGGCCGCGAGCGGAACGGCGCTGCGTTGTACCGTGCCCTCATCGAAATGATCGAGCACCACTTTTCGGGCTGGTGCAGATTCTCCCATGCGCTCCGCGGCCAGCCGCGACGCGGAGTCCTTCCACAGTCGGAGCTGGTGCACGCCGGGGCGGACCAGAGGTGTGGCATCGGGCGTCACCGGGACCGTGTCGTCTGACAGGAGCCGGGCCCCACCGCGGACCAGTGCCGTGGCCAGCGTGCTCTTTCCGTGCATCTTGGGCGCGAGGAGCGCAATGCCTCTGCCGTTGATGGACACCGCGCTGGCGTGCAGACAAAGCACGTCGTGCTGGTGGAGCGCGAGGGCAAGCACCCTCCCGACCACGTCAGCGCGAACCGCCTCGAGCAAGCTGTCGTCGGCATCGTGCGGAGCGAACCACCGAATGAGGGCCCCGTCGCTGACATCGAAGCGGCCCGTGTCATCATAGACGAGCGAGTGGCCCTGCATGGTGCGATAACACCGCACCTTGACCTCGCCGTAGACGTCGTCGTCGCCAATGAGAGACGCGGGATCGAGGGGCGAGGGAATGTCACCCCGCTCCAGAATCCACGACGCCGGACCGGAGGTCTGCTGGAGCTCCGGGAATTGGAAGGGCGCCTTGAGCGTGCCGGCGAAGACGTCGTAGGAGTACATGTGGGGAGTGATCGACAGCTGATGCGACCTGCGCCTGCAGCGTGGACGACCTGACCGAAGTGGCTGTGGTCAGGTGAGAAGTTGCAGAGGGCGTGCCGAGAGGGCGATGGGCGTGCGGCGCGTCCGCCACAACAAAACTGCCGTCCCGCAGCCACGGAAGGTGGCTACGGGACGGCGTTGAGTCCCGGGAGACTTGGGAGTGAGGTTGGTCGCCCCCGCAGCGCTTCCCGTCGTTCGCTTGTCGACCAGCGGCTCAGGAATCCGCCGAGCGAGCGACCCCGATCATGCACCGCCTGGGTCGCGCGGAGGCGACCCAAGTGGTGTGATTACGAACGGATGCAGGCGCGCGGATCGCCCGGCGGGGCGTTGCCGTCGCAGTCCAGCCCGATGTTCGGAATCAGGTCGTCGCCGATGATGCGCTTGGTCGTATTGGGATTCCGCTGGAGCGTGAGCTCACGGAACGACCCAAATTTCTCGAGCGATGGTGCACTGTACATCGTTCTCCTCCTCCCGTGACGGTGAGCACTGTGGCAGTACCGCAATTCCCAGGCCAAGGTGCAGTACCGGCTATTTCCTGTTCACCCCACGGTAAGCGCAGATGCCCAACTGGGCAATGAGCAGCTTTTTCCCGGTGCGCTACGTCACCCCACGACCGACCGCATCCACAGTTCTGCCTGCAAGGTGAGCAGAAGCTGTACACCGATCATGTGCTCTCCGCTGGCCTCATACCGGGCCAGGCCTGCTCGATATCGATCAACGTCGATGATCCCGGCGTCAGCGAGTCGTGGCGGGCTGGATCCGAGCAGGACGTCATGGACCCACGGCGCCAGTTCCTCTCGGAGTCGGCGGTGCAGGTACGCACGTGGAACGCCAGTCTTCGACTTTCTGGGGGCCAGGACGGATGCCGGGATCAGTCCTTCCACGGCCCGGCGAAGCACGCGCTTGGTCTCGCCGGGGCTCACCCGATCGCCGATGGGGCGGCTCGCCGCAAACTCGATGATGCGTCGATCCATCAGGGGCGACCGCACGTCCACGCCCCCCTGGAGCGCCACGGCGCCGGACCACGACACGGCACGGGGGAAGAAGGGAGTCTGGGTGTACCAGCGCGATTCGTACGCGGCCGGACTTTCGAAGAGTCGCTTTGGTGGGTCGAGCTCCACGCGCGCCTTCATCAGCGCCTCCTCACGCCAGGCGTCCCCGAGCCAGGGTGGAATGGACTGCGACGTCAGCTCCTCGGTGCTGCGCCCGCGGGCCTCCTGGATGCGGCGCCAGAGTCCGGGCGGTAGCCACGGCACGATGCAGTCGACAAAGAAGGCCCGAAACCCGATGGACTCCATGGAGCGTCGGAGCTCCGCGAGTTCGCGCCATCGACCCCGAACGAGGAGATCGGCGGCGTACACGGTCGAAACGTGGAAGAGCTGATCACCGCCGTAGCCATCGAACGCCACGCGACCACCAGCCGCGACGCTGGTGCGGGCCAACTGCCGATTCATCTGCTCAAACGTGTGTGCATACGGGTCATCGCGGACCGCGGCACTCAGCTCCGCGTCCACGAGGACCGGGACCGACTCACTGTCGATCCAGGTGACCTTCGAATGCCACTGCTCAGCGATGGCGTTGACGTGATGATCCTCCCGAGCGCTGTCGCCCTCCGGATAGGAAACCGTCACCGGGGCGATCGTGATCGCGCGGCTGTCTTGTTGGGCGGCAAGCTGGGTGGCCCCGAACACGGCGGTGGAGTCTGCGCCGCCACTCAGCCACACCGTGGTGACGGGTTCAACGGCGCGCTCCGCGACCGCCCGCACGAGGAGGGCCCGCAGCTCGCGGGCCCCTGCTTCGAGGTCGTGTCGTCCGCCAATGCGGAACTCCGGAGGAGTCCACATCTCGACGACGCGCGGAGCGGCGCCGGGCCGCCACTCCACCGCTGCGCCGGCGGCCACCGGAAGCACGCCTTCGAATCCGGTCTGCAAGCTGCCCCCCAGCAGACCGCCAACGGCCGCCGCGATGGTCGAGAGCTGCAGGGGAAACCGGTGCGCGGGCGATGCCGCGATGGCGCGCGCCGTCGACGCGGCCAGGAACGTGTCACCGCCGAGTGCGTAGTGCAGTGGCCGGCGACCCACGTAGTCGCGCGCCAACAGTACTTTCCGCTGCGCCTCGTCAACAACGATGAAGGCGAAGTCTCCCTCGAGCACGTGCACACACCGGGCGCCGAAGGCACGATACGCACCGAGAATGAGTGACGTGGCGTCGTCGCCGCGCTTCGCAGGCACGCCGGCACTCGTGAGCCGGTGGCACAGGTCGTCGACGTAGTACAGCGTGGCGTCGGCCACCGCGATCAGCGGGCCATCGCGAACCACGTGCGACGGACCGGCAAGGCCAGGAGCGATTTCCCAGGCAAAGCGCTGCACCCCGACGGCGCCCCAGGCCAGTTCGCCAATGGTGCGTCCCGCGTCACCGCGATGCGTCGCGGCTTCGAGCATGGCCCCAACCGATGGCGTGCCTGCGCCGCGGGCGGTGCCGTGGAAAATCCCCGCGATGGCGCTCAAGGCCGCGTGCTGACCTGGAGATCGTCGAACGATGCGTAGCGATCGACGGTGCCTTCGTCGTCGCCGACGACTTCGCCGGCGTATTCGACCCATGCGTGGGCCATGAACTTCCCCTGACGGCGCGCGACGCCGACCCTGACGGCGCTCCCGGGGAGTCCCTCGGCGTCGAGGCGACGGCAGATGGCGAGTGAGCGGACGAGGCAGGTCGGATGGAAGACTCCGTAGACCGACGCCCGCGAAACGCCGAGGACGACACGACGCACCTCGTCGATTCGCTGGGGATCGGCGGCGCTCCCGGAGCGTGCATCCGCTGGGCCGGTCGTCACGAGTTCACCCTGTGGCCTGGTCCGCACGTCGCGTCGGGCTCGGAGCAGCGCCACCTGGCCGAGCAGCAACCGCCACCAATCGCGTGGGGTGAGCCGCGCCGCCTTACCGAGCAACGCGAGGAGCGCTGCCATCGCCACCGGCCCTGGGCGGAGCGTCGATGACGAGGCCGTTGGCCCGGAGGTCCGCGAGAAAACTCGTCACGTCGCGCTGGATTCGCGCGAGGCCCACGTCGGAAAACTTTCTTGCGAGCGTTTCACACAACTCCTCGACGGAGCTGCACGTCGGGAGCATTTCCCAGATGATTGCGCCGACCGCGTTGACACCGAAGTAGACCTCGGAGTCGCTGGAAAAGAGCACCCCGCCCTCTGCCATCGCGCGGAAGATGGCAGCGGGAGCTGGCGTCGGGAGCGGCGTGCGGGAATCGGCCACCGGGGTCACTCACTTCGTGGAATGGGCGCGAGCGCTGTTTCGGGTGACGACGGTCGAGCGGGAAAGGAAACCAGCCGCGTGTCGTGGCGCTAGATCGGGTTCGGCGGCGTGAAAAGGGCGCCACGGCAACTCGCCGGGCGCCCTGGAACGTACGAGGCCAGTCGCGCTTACCAGCGGTAGTGTGCGAATGCCTTGTTGGCTTCGGCCATGCGGTGCGTGTCTTCTTTTTTCTTGACCGCGTTGCCTTCGCCCTTGGACGCGGCGATGACTTCGGCCGCGAGCTTCTCCGCCATCGACTTTTCGTTGCGATCGCGCGAGTAGGAGAGCAGCCAACGCATGGCGAGGGCCGTGCGGCGCTCCGGGCGAACCTCGACCGGCACCTGATACGTCGCGCCACCGACGCGGCGCGACTTGACCTCGATGACGGGCTTGAGGTTGGCCAGGGCGGCCTTGAAGACGTTCACGCCGGGCTGGCTGGTGCGCGACTCGACGAGATCCATCGCGCCATAGAAGATGCGCTCGGCGGTGCTCTTCTTTCCCTGAAGCATCAGGGAGTTGATGAACTTCGAAACGGTCTGACTGTCGTAGCGGGCGTCGGCGAGGACGGGGCGCTTGACTGACTTCTTGCGACGGCTCACTTCTTCCCTCCGGCGGCGCCTGCTTTGGGCTTCTTGGTTCCGTACTTGGAGCGGCTCCGGTTGCGGCCGTTCACGCCAGCCGCGTCGAGGGTGCCGCGAACAATGTGGTAACGCACCCCCGGGAGATCCTTCACACGACCGCCGCGCACGAGCACGATCGAGTGTTCCTGGAGGTTATGGCCTTCGCCCGGAATGTAGGCGATCACTTCGATCTGGTTCGTCAGTCGCACCTTGGCGACCTTCCGCAACGCCGAGTTTGGCTTCTTGGGCGTCGTGGTATAGACGCGGGTGCAGACGCCGCGCCGGAAGGGATTCGCCTTGAGCGCCGGCGACTTCTCCTTCTTGAGGACGTCCTTGCGGGCCCGGCGAACGAGCTGGTTGATCGTTGGCATACCGAGGGATAACGAAAAACGCGCCCCACAGCCGGGGCGGAGAGTCTGGTAAGATAGACGCCGGAGAAACCGGTTTCAAGTCACGGTTTCAGGCCCGCTTAGGCCGCCCCAGCCCCCCATCGCCACCGTGGACGGCAAGGCGTCCCGGGCCCGGACCGAGGCCGCGAATGGGCCCAGCAGGTGGGCGACGGAATTGGCGTAATAGCTGATCAGCGGCCGCCCCCGGGACAGCACGACGTACCCCTCCCCCTCCCGGGCGATCACGCGGCGCATCCGCAGCATCCGATAGGCCCGGTCGAATACCTCCTCGGTCGAGGATTCGGCCTTGAGCACCCGTGCGTTCAGCTCGCGGAGCACCTCACGAAGCTCGCCCATCCGCTCGAGCAGCCGGTCCTGTCGGACGAAGTCCCCGTCCAGGCTCTGGAGCGCGGCACACGCCAGCGCCACGGGCGTGACCGGGATCAACCCCCCGATTCGTCCCATCATCTCGTCGCAGAAGGCCTGAACGTGGCCCAGCCGCTCCGGCCGCTCGAGGTCGAACGGGTGGATCCCCTGCCCTTCCAGCCGATCGAGCCACGATGAAACAGGTACCGGAACCCCGATGGTCACGGCGGCCCGGCCGTAGCGCTTCCACCGTCGACCGACCAGCCGCCCGAGGTTGAATACGACGTAGCGGGCCACCTCGCCCACCTGTCGCAGCCGCGGGGTTCGGTGTCCGTCGACACGGGACGCGAGTTCGGATAGCAGTGTTCGGTCCTCCAGCACCCGATCGTAGTTGATGCCGACGGGCACCACGTACATGCGTGCGCGGTACGCGGGGTCGCTCGCCACACCGAGGGCGTAGTCGAGCAACCCGATCTTCGCCGGGCGCAACGTGCCGTCGCGCGTGAGGCCACCTTCCGGGAAGATGCCCTGCGTCACGCCGTGCCTCGTGATGTGCTGCACGTACCGCGCGAGCACGGTGTGGTAGAGAGGTTCGCGATACTTCCGTCGGATGAAGTACGAACCAAAGCTCTTGAACAAATATTCGAGGGGGAACGCGCGTGCCCACTCACCCACGGCGTACGAGAGTGACACGTCGCCCAGCAACGCGTAGGCGACGAGGACGTAGTCGGCGTTGGATCGGTGGTTCATCAGGTAGATGACCACCGAGTCGCGAGGCAGGCCGCGGAACGGATCTTCCCGTTCGTAGTCCACCGTCACCTTGTAGAACAGGGTGAGCAGGGCGCGACTGA encodes:
- a CDS encoding nucleotidyltransferase family protein, with translation MSVNARLLGLMSREMRILLLTGGGESNDAQLRDLLAGPVQWDGLRTLLEWERTLPVSWERLKRLGVDASQDGADQIERLSRVSGFTALMLEDRLRRLIAGLESEGIPAILLKGAGLALSAYPRFADRPMGDLDVLIAPEHSKRAWELALSQGWVWDEHEYPSSHYQAHHHLPPLFDAARTGVRLELHTALSLSSHPFSLSFEQARAVSRPISERSELTRVLDPEHQLLHLAVHFAWGHLASFGIWRLARDVAALAERGIDWQRVLELSRGYKAEFAMYWSLRLADLLCGVSVAPVGVLASLAPRRSAWMLQLLERHLAIHVIAIITPCPSAKLRRAMWSMALEPNRTATSRERPWDSEPARRPTVYAGDAGVVTRIKTQLTRGRAWRRYFNVLWAT
- a CDS encoding ABC transporter permease is translated as MRTIGALIRAAWLTAMSYRVQTVISLLTLWVTVIPVYFIATALQPTMASAIRNEGTQYFPFMLIGTFAVSLISICVATLPGAVEAGISSGFFEGVLMTRAPRVAILAGLSAYPILWAVFRGALMLAAGALFGARIAIGSVVPALGILALIVVVHWAIGLIGAALVVAFRTSGPLSQAVVVASTLLGGAYYPTSVIPSWIQSLASFVPAAYGLRALRRVLLDGAPVATVSSDVLILAAITAGTLVVGVVAFRAALGYAGRRGTLSHL
- a CDS encoding ABC transporter ATP-binding protein, whose translation is MDLETSPGTVRQGASGAEPALLRVRGVAKRFPRRRPWREAIRAPFDVTWTPALRGVSFDVAAGEFYGLLGANGAGKTTLMKVIATLIIADEGEVSVEGHDVRREPEVVRSLMSLSLASERGLYWRLSARENLRLYAALHAIPASDVNERVQEALRDVQLEDAADRMVREYSSGMIQRLIIARALLPRPRLLLLDEPTRSLDPIASREFRRFLRDELSHRRQCAVVLATHDADEAFNLCRRVAILDRGAIVAEGSARDLAYDVLGARHRVTIDQPWHSVIAELEHEGRLEVVTREPADAAGWARLTIRLAANEAAASEVVAQLVNAGVRVAAMEKDEASLADLIDAVLARRREGTR
- a CDS encoding lasso RiPP family leader peptide-containing protein — protein: MYSAPSLEKFGSFRELTLQRNPNTTKRIIGDDLIPNIGLDCDGNAPPGDPRACIRS
- a CDS encoding lasso peptide biosynthesis B2 protein, coding for MAALLALLGKAARLTPRDWWRLLLGQVALLRARRDVRTRPQGELVTTGPADARSGSAADPQRIDEVRRVVLGVSRASVYGVFHPTCLVRSLAICRRLDAEGLPGSAVRVGVARRQGKFMAHAWVEYAGEVVGDDEGTVDRYASFDDLQVSTRP
- a CDS encoding PqqD family protein, which encodes MADSRTPLPTPAPAAIFRAMAEGGVLFSSDSEVYFGVNAVGAIIWEMLPTCSSVEELCETLARKFSDVGLARIQRDVTSFLADLRANGLVIDAPPRAGGDGSAPRVAR
- the rpsG gene encoding 30S ribosomal protein S7, whose protein sequence is MSRRKKSVKRPVLADARYDSQTVSKFINSLMLQGKKSTAERIFYGAMDLVESRTSQPGVNVFKAALANLKPVIEVKSRRVGGATYQVPVEVRPERRTALAMRWLLSYSRDRNEKSMAEKLAAEVIAASKGEGNAVKKKEDTHRMAEANKAFAHYRW
- a CDS encoding 30S ribosomal protein S12, whose protein sequence is MPTINQLVRRARKDVLKKEKSPALKANPFRRGVCTRVYTTTPKKPNSALRKVAKVRLTNQIEVIAYIPGEGHNLQEHSIVLVRGGRVKDLPGVRYHIVRGTLDAAGVNGRNRSRSKYGTKKPKAGAAGGKK
- a CDS encoding 1-acyl-sn-glycerol-3-phosphate acyltransferase produces the protein MRTALFLATGLVVLLAVWLLGRAVVERAARRAVRRFRPRLDRYKLTRKRTIVAALLRDQEIATAVREHAAEHGVSEAAAWGRVRTYLDEIIPFFSILAYYKFGYLLSRALLTLFYKVTVDYEREDPFRGLPRDSVVIYLMNHRSNADYVLVAYALLGDVSLSYAVGEWARAFPLEYLFKSFGSYFIRRKYREPLYHTVLARYVQHITRHGVTQGIFPEGGLTRDGTLRPAKIGLLDYALGVASDPAYRARMYVVPVGINYDRVLEDRTLLSELASRVDGHRTPRLRQVGEVARYVVFNLGRLVGRRWKRYGRAAVTIGVPVPVSSWLDRLEGQGIHPFDLERPERLGHVQAFCDEMMGRIGGLIPVTPVALACAALQSLDGDFVRQDRLLERMGELREVLRELNARVLKAESSTEEVFDRAYRMLRMRRVIAREGEGYVVLSRGRPLISYYANSVAHLLGPFAASVRARDALPSTVAMGGWGGLSGPETVT